The following coding sequences lie in one Pseudomonas sp. B33.4 genomic window:
- a CDS encoding OprD family porin has product MRVMKWSMIALAVAAAASTQVATAAPFVSDQAEAKGFVEDAKFDVLLRNYYFNRDRKAGSNDQRDWTQGFLSNFSSGYTQGTVGVGVDAFGYLGIKLDGGDGTTGSGNTSLDSQGHANDSLGKAGAAIKARISKTELKFGEFQPSTAPVFAVGGSRLIPQTATGFQLQSSEIDNLDLEAGHFYSASSQDEMNSDGELHSQYSSTGENPVTGKTMDFAGGKYGITENLSVSLYGSKFKDIWNQYYSNVNLTTPISGDTSLNTDFNIYRTTDSGDSKAGDISNTTFSLATALSFLKAHTVTLAFQKVNGDTPFDYVGVGDNNRGGDSIFLANSIQYSDFNGPNEKSAQIRYDLKMAEYGVPGLSFMTRYVKGWDIDGTKMDASSPYNSYGYGEDGKHHETNLEAKYVVQAGPAKDLSFRIRQAWHRGNADQAEGDINEFRLIVDYPLSIL; this is encoded by the coding sequence ATGCGCGTGATGAAGTGGAGCATGATCGCACTGGCAGTTGCTGCAGCCGCCAGTACTCAAGTGGCTACGGCCGCACCGTTTGTAAGTGACCAGGCTGAAGCCAAAGGTTTTGTTGAAGACGCGAAGTTTGATGTGTTGCTGCGCAACTATTACTTCAACCGAGACAGAAAAGCCGGATCAAACGATCAGCGAGACTGGACTCAAGGTTTCCTGAGCAACTTCAGCTCCGGTTACACCCAAGGTACCGTCGGCGTGGGTGTTGATGCGTTCGGCTACCTGGGCATCAAACTGGATGGTGGCGATGGCACCACAGGTTCGGGCAACACCAGCCTCGACTCCCAAGGTCATGCCAACGACTCCCTCGGTAAAGCAGGCGCAGCGATCAAGGCCCGCATCTCCAAGACCGAGCTGAAATTCGGCGAGTTCCAGCCAAGCACCGCTCCAGTCTTCGCCGTTGGCGGCTCCCGTCTGATTCCTCAGACCGCAACCGGTTTCCAACTGCAAAGCAGCGAAATCGACAACCTGGATCTGGAAGCAGGCCACTTCTACTCGGCCTCCAGCCAGGACGAGATGAACAGCGATGGTGAGTTGCACTCGCAGTACTCCAGCACCGGTGAAAATCCTGTCACAGGCAAAACCATGGACTTTGCCGGTGGTAAATACGGCATCACCGAGAACCTGAGCGTCTCGCTCTACGGTTCGAAGTTCAAGGATATCTGGAACCAGTACTACAGCAACGTGAACCTCACCACCCCGATCAGTGGTGACACTTCGCTGAACACCGACTTCAATATCTACCGCACCACTGATAGTGGCGATTCCAAAGCCGGTGACATCAGCAACACCACGTTCTCTCTGGCAACTGCGCTCTCGTTCCTGAAAGCACACACCGTGACTCTGGCCTTCCAGAAGGTCAATGGTGATACGCCGTTCGACTACGTCGGCGTGGGTGACAACAACCGTGGTGGCGACTCGATCTTCCTGGCTAACTCCATCCAGTACTCCGACTTCAACGGCCCTAACGAAAAATCTGCACAGATTCGTTACGACCTGAAAATGGCCGAGTACGGCGTTCCGGGCCTGAGCTTCATGACCCGTTACGTAAAAGGTTGGGACATCGACGGCACCAAAATGGACGCCAGCAGCCCATACAACTCTTACGGTTACGGCGAAGATGGCAAGCATCACGAAACCAACCTTGAAGCCAAATACGTAGTTCAGGCCGGCCCTGCCAAAGACCTGTCCTTCCGTATTCGTCAAGCATGGCACCGTGGCAACGCCGACCAGGCTGAAGGCGATATCAACGAGTTCCGCCTGATCGTCGACTACCCACTGTCGATCCTGTAA
- a CDS encoding mechanosensitive ion channel family protein: MDLNAEVDNLVKASQAWIPMIMEYGSRVLLAVITLAIGWWLINKVTQKLGGLLALRNADLALQGFISSLANIILKVLLIVSVASMIGVETTSFVAAIGAAGLAIGLALQGSLANFAGGVLILLFRPFRIGDWIEAQGVSGTVDSIQIFHTVLRTGDNKTIIVPNGNLSNGIITNTNRQPTRKVVFDVGVDYEADLQKARQVLLDLAKDERVLQDPAPQAVISTLGDSSITVSLRVWVKTADYWDVMFMFNEQSRDRLKTAGIDIPFPQRVIRVVQESATQ; encoded by the coding sequence ATGGATTTGAATGCTGAGGTGGACAACCTGGTCAAGGCATCCCAGGCGTGGATCCCGATGATCATGGAATACGGCAGTCGTGTGCTGCTGGCAGTGATTACCCTGGCCATCGGCTGGTGGCTGATCAACAAAGTCACGCAAAAGCTCGGTGGTCTGCTGGCCCTGCGCAACGCCGATCTGGCACTGCAAGGTTTTATCAGCAGCCTGGCGAACATCATTCTCAAAGTGCTGCTGATCGTCAGCGTCGCTTCGATGATCGGCGTTGAAACCACCTCGTTCGTTGCTGCGATCGGTGCTGCCGGCCTGGCCATCGGTCTGGCCTTGCAGGGCAGCCTGGCGAATTTCGCCGGCGGCGTGTTGATTCTGCTGTTCCGTCCGTTCCGGATCGGTGACTGGATCGAAGCGCAAGGTGTGTCGGGTACGGTCGACAGCATCCAGATTTTCCACACCGTGCTGCGTACTGGCGACAACAAAACCATCATCGTGCCAAACGGCAACCTGTCGAACGGCATCATTACTAACACCAACCGTCAGCCGACTCGCAAAGTCGTATTTGATGTAGGCGTGGATTACGAAGCCGATCTGCAGAAGGCCCGTCAGGTGCTGCTGGATCTGGCCAAGGATGAGCGTGTGTTGCAGGATCCTGCACCTCAAGCCGTCATTTCGACCTTGGGCGACAGTTCGATCACTGTTTCCCTGCGTGTGTGGGTTAAAACTGCAGATTACTGGGACGTGATGTTCATGTTTAACGAACAGTCGCGTGATCGTTTAAAGACTGCCGGTATTGATATTCCGTTTCCACAGCGGGTGATTCGTGTGGTGCAGGAATCGGCAACACAATGA
- a CDS encoding YajQ family cyclic di-GMP-binding protein produces MPSFDVVSELDKHELTNAVENAVKELDRRYDLKGKGSFEFKEKDLTVSLTAEAGFQLEAMIEILKLALVKRKIDVQCLEVKDAYASGKLMKQDAVLKEGIDKELAKKIVGHIKDAKLKVQAAIQGEQVRVTGKKRDDLQEAIAALRAKEFGMPLQFNNFRD; encoded by the coding sequence ATGCCGTCGTTCGACGTGGTATCCGAACTGGACAAACACGAACTCACCAACGCGGTCGAGAACGCCGTGAAGGAACTCGATCGTCGTTATGACCTGAAAGGCAAAGGCAGCTTTGAGTTCAAGGAAAAGGACCTCACCGTCAGCCTGACCGCTGAAGCCGGGTTCCAGCTTGAAGCGATGATCGAAATTCTCAAACTGGCGCTGGTCAAGCGCAAGATTGACGTGCAGTGCCTTGAAGTCAAAGACGCCTACGCATCGGGCAAGCTGATGAAGCAGGACGCCGTGCTCAAGGAAGGCATCGACAAGGAACTGGCGAAGAAAATCGTCGGCCACATCAAGGACGCAAAACTCAAAGTACAGGCCGCCATTCAAGGCGAGCAAGTGCGCGTGACCGGCAAGAAGCGTGATGACCTGCAAGAGGCCATCGCGGCACTGCGGGCCAAGGAATTCGGCATGCCACTGCAGTTCAACAACTTCCGCGACTAA
- a CDS encoding putative 2-dehydropantoate 2-reductase, whose amino-acid sequence MSTPWHVLGAGSLGTLWATRLARAGLPVRLIVRDAERLQSYQAAGGLTLVEHGVASTYAVPGETPDSPEPIRRLLVACKAYDAESAVARLAPRLTADAELILLQNGLGSQDAVANRVPLAHCISASSTEGAFRDGDWRVVFAGHGFTWLGDAGHPVAPIWLDDLDAAKIPHEWSTDILTRLWRKLALNCAINPLTVLHHCRNGGLQEHHCEVATLCAELAELLERCGQPAAADNLQQEVERVIHATAANYSSMYQDVANQRRTEISYLLGYACKVAARHQLNLPHLKQLQQRLITHLHSLGLPSD is encoded by the coding sequence ATGTCCACCCCCTGGCATGTTCTCGGCGCCGGCAGTCTCGGCACACTGTGGGCCACACGTCTGGCTCGCGCCGGTTTGCCGGTCAGGCTGATCGTGCGCGATGCCGAACGTTTGCAAAGCTATCAGGCCGCGGGCGGCTTGACGCTGGTGGAGCACGGTGTGGCGAGCACCTATGCGGTTCCTGGCGAAACACCCGACAGCCCCGAGCCGATCCGCCGTTTGCTGGTGGCCTGCAAAGCCTACGACGCCGAAAGCGCCGTCGCCCGCCTCGCCCCACGGCTGACAGCGGACGCCGAACTGATCCTCCTGCAAAACGGCCTCGGCAGTCAGGACGCCGTCGCCAATCGGGTGCCGCTGGCACACTGCATCAGCGCTTCGAGTACCGAGGGTGCGTTTCGCGATGGCGACTGGCGTGTGGTGTTCGCCGGTCACGGATTCACTTGGCTGGGCGACGCGGGCCATCCGGTCGCGCCGATCTGGCTGGACGATCTGGACGCGGCAAAGATCCCCCACGAATGGAGCACCGATATCCTTACGCGGTTGTGGCGCAAACTGGCGCTCAACTGCGCGATCAATCCGCTGACCGTGCTGCACCATTGCCGCAACGGTGGCTTGCAGGAGCACCATTGCGAAGTCGCCACCCTGTGCGCCGAACTCGCCGAATTGCTCGAGCGCTGCGGCCAACCCGCCGCCGCCGACAACCTGCAACAGGAAGTCGAAAGGGTGATCCACGCCACCGCCGCCAATTACTCATCGATGTATCAGGACGTCGCCAACCAGCGCCGCACCGAAATCAGCTATCTATTGGGCTATGCCTGCAAAGTCGCCGCGCGCCACCAGTTGAACCTGCCGCACCTCAAGCAATTGCAGCAACGACTGATCACGCATCTGCACAGCCTCGGATTGCCCAGCGACTGA
- a CDS encoding ATP-binding protein: MPLRQRLENLPVGQKLLAALLVLLTTVLLVANLTFISAAYYISQESMAPQALQTIGRLISNPSLVSEALQSPQSAERLLKELDSYSPLRAAALYDGKGERLAQVQRGDKLSLPERYRHIEAWQLTEFRSNQLITLPRPGTAPGHLLLVASSELPMAFYTGTLTASLGILIFSVLLWLVIARQIKRLITRPIHQLEELSRQVTREENYALRASRGNHDEIGSLAEAFNTMLSRIEAREQQLKRARDDSQAAYDQAQGLAEETRHTNRKLELEVQVRSKIEKKLTGFQNYLNSIIDSMPSALIALDEQLYVTQWNQEASALSGTRLDEALNQPIFLAFEPLKPFLPQLKQTVEQHTVAKIERVTWFKDEEPKHYALTFYPLMGGAGRGVVIRIDDITQRLSLEEMMVQSEKMLSVGGLAAGMAHEINNPLGAILHNVQNIRRRLSADLPKNLETAEQLGIELDTVNRYLQGREVPQLLDGIQQAGARAAKIVTHMLSFSRRSTRQMAPCDLPALIDQAVDIAGNDFDLAIGFDFKGQAIIRQFDPALGPVPGTANELEQVLLNLLKNAAQAIHQREDDSEPGRIILRTRLNPPWAEIQVEDNGIGMSESVRKRTFEPFFTTKEIGQGTGLGLSVSYFIITNNHKGQMEVQSAPGQGTCFTLRLPLTQPLPIAAETNQLSR; this comes from the coding sequence ATGCCATTGCGCCAGCGTCTCGAAAACCTGCCGGTCGGCCAGAAACTGCTGGCCGCCCTGCTGGTGCTGTTGACCACTGTTCTGCTGGTCGCCAACCTGACCTTTATCAGCGCCGCCTACTACATCTCTCAGGAAAGCATGGCACCGCAGGCCTTGCAGACTATCGGCCGGCTGATTTCCAACCCGAGTCTGGTCAGTGAAGCCCTGCAGTCACCGCAAAGCGCCGAGCGCCTGCTCAAAGAACTCGACAGTTATTCACCACTGCGCGCCGCCGCGTTGTATGACGGCAAGGGCGAACGCCTGGCGCAAGTCCAGCGCGGCGACAAACTCAGCCTGCCGGAACGCTATCGGCATATCGAAGCCTGGCAACTGACCGAATTTCGCAGTAACCAGTTGATCACCCTGCCCCGCCCCGGCACTGCGCCGGGCCATCTGTTGCTGGTCGCCAGCAGCGAGCTGCCGATGGCCTTCTACACCGGCACGTTGACTGCAAGCCTCGGCATCCTGATTTTCAGTGTGTTGCTGTGGCTGGTAATTGCCCGGCAGATCAAACGCCTGATTACCCGACCGATTCATCAGCTTGAGGAATTGTCCCGCCAGGTCACCCGCGAGGAGAACTACGCCCTGCGTGCATCGCGCGGCAATCACGACGAAATCGGCAGCCTCGCCGAGGCATTCAACACCATGCTCTCGCGCATCGAAGCCCGCGAGCAGCAGCTCAAACGCGCCCGCGATGACTCGCAAGCCGCTTACGATCAGGCGCAGGGTCTGGCCGAGGAAACCCGCCACACCAACCGCAAACTGGAACTGGAAGTGCAGGTGCGCAGCAAGATCGAGAAGAAGCTCACCGGTTTCCAGAACTACCTCAACAGCATCATCGACTCGATGCCCTCGGCGCTGATCGCCCTCGACGAGCAACTTTACGTCACCCAATGGAATCAGGAGGCTAGCGCCCTCTCCGGCACGCGACTGGACGAAGCGCTGAACCAGCCGATCTTTCTCGCCTTCGAACCGCTCAAGCCGTTTCTGCCGCAACTCAAGCAGACCGTCGAACAGCACACCGTAGCGAAAATCGAGCGGGTAACCTGGTTCAAGGATGAAGAACCGAAGCATTACGCGCTGACGTTCTATCCATTGATGGGCGGTGCCGGGCGTGGCGTGGTGATCCGCATCGATGACATCACCCAGCGTCTGTCGCTGGAAGAAATGATGGTGCAGTCGGAAAAAATGCTCTCGGTCGGCGGCCTTGCCGCCGGCATGGCCCATGAAATCAACAACCCGTTGGGCGCGATCCTGCACAACGTGCAAAACATCCGGCGACGCCTGTCCGCCGATCTGCCGAAGAACCTCGAAACCGCCGAGCAACTGGGCATCGAACTGGACACGGTGAACCGCTACCTGCAGGGCCGCGAAGTGCCGCAACTGCTCGACGGCATCCAACAGGCCGGCGCCCGCGCGGCGAAAATCGTCACGCACATGCTCAGCTTCAGCCGTCGCAGCACCCGACAAATGGCGCCGTGCGACTTACCGGCACTGATCGACCAAGCTGTGGACATCGCCGGCAACGACTTCGATCTGGCCATCGGCTTCGACTTCAAGGGCCAGGCGATTATTCGCCAGTTCGACCCGGCGCTCGGGCCGGTGCCAGGTACCGCCAACGAACTCGAGCAAGTGCTGCTCAACCTGTTGAAGAACGCCGCGCAGGCCATTCATCAGCGCGAAGACGACAGCGAGCCGGGGCGGATCATCCTGCGCACCAGGCTCAATCCACCGTGGGCCGAGATTCAGGTCGAGGACAACGGCATCGGCATGAGCGAGAGCGTGCGCAAACGCACCTTTGAGCCGTTCTTCACCACCAAGGAAATCGGTCAGGGCACCGGCCTTGGCTTGTCGGTGTCGTACTTCATCATCACCAATAATCACAAAGGACAGATGGAGGTGCAGTCAGCACCGGGTCAAGGCACCTGTTTCACCTTGCGCCTGCCGTTGACGCAACCGCTGCCCATCGCTGCCGAAACCAATCAACTATCGAGGTAA
- a CDS encoding cob(I)yrinic acid a,c-diamide adenosyltransferase, with translation MGFRLSKIYTRTGDKGETGLGDGRRVPKDHPRIEAIGEVDTLNSQVGVLLAGLIAERETYPGLNELIEVLAPCQHRLFDLGGELAMPAYQALNAAEIERLEAAIDVWNEELGPLENFILPGGSLLIAQAHVCRSLARSAERRCQHLNALEPLAGVGLAYINRLSDLLFVAARLIARRQGVAEILWQPAPKPTEM, from the coding sequence ATGGGCTTTCGCCTGTCGAAAATCTACACCCGCACCGGTGACAAAGGCGAAACCGGCCTGGGCGATGGCCGCCGTGTGCCCAAGGATCATCCACGCATCGAAGCGATTGGCGAAGTCGATACGTTGAACAGTCAGGTCGGCGTGTTGCTGGCCGGGCTGATAGCCGAACGCGAGACGTATCCGGGACTGAATGAACTGATCGAGGTCTTGGCGCCTTGTCAGCATCGCTTGTTTGATTTGGGTGGCGAGCTGGCGATGCCGGCGTATCAGGCGTTGAACGCGGCGGAAATCGAACGGCTGGAAGCGGCGATTGATGTGTGGAACGAGGAATTGGGGCCGCTGGAGAATTTCATTCTTCCGGGCGGGTCGTTGCTGATTGCGCAGGCGCATGTGTGCCGGAGTCTGGCGCGGAGCGCCGAGCGCCGCTGTCAGCATTTGAATGCGCTGGAACCGTTGGCCGGGGTTGGGTTGGCGTATATCAATCGGTTGTCGGATTTGTTGTTCGTCGCAGCGCGGTTGATTGCGCGGCGGCAGGGGGTTGCGGAGATTCTCTGGCAGCCGGCCCCAAAACCCACAGAGATGTAG
- a CDS encoding Nudix family hydrolase produces MKRVHVAAAVIRDDSGKILIARRADTQHQGGLWEFPGGKVEADESVESALARELHEELGIVVGSARPLIKVRHDYPDKQVLLDVWEVSAFTGEPHGAEGQPLAWVTAKELASYEFPAANQPIVAAARLPAEYLITPEDLETPALLRGIQKAIAGGIKLIQLRAPNGYDPKYRDLAVDAAGLCAGKAQLMIKGPFEWLGDFPSAGWHITSAQLRKYAAAGRPLPAERWLAASCHNAEELALAEQMGVDFVTLSPVQPTLTHPDAQPLGWEQAGALIEGFSKPVFLLGGVGPAERHKAWNVGAQGVAGIRAFWPDSL; encoded by the coding sequence GTGAAACGTGTACACGTCGCCGCTGCCGTCATTCGTGACGACAGCGGCAAAATCCTCATCGCCCGCCGCGCCGACACCCAGCATCAGGGTGGTCTGTGGGAGTTTCCCGGCGGTAAGGTCGAGGCCGACGAGTCGGTCGAAAGCGCACTGGCCCGTGAGCTGCACGAAGAGTTGGGCATCGTCGTTGGCTCAGCCCGCCCGCTGATCAAAGTGCGTCACGATTATCCCGACAAACAGGTATTGCTGGATGTCTGGGAAGTCTCGGCCTTCACCGGCGAGCCGCATGGTGCCGAAGGGCAGCCGTTGGCCTGGGTCACGGCGAAGGAACTGGCGAGCTACGAGTTCCCGGCCGCCAACCAGCCGATCGTTGCGGCGGCGCGTTTGCCGGCGGAGTACCTGATTACCCCTGAGGATCTGGAAACCCCGGCTCTACTGCGCGGTATCCAGAAGGCGATTGCCGGTGGGATCAAACTGATCCAGTTGCGCGCGCCGAACGGCTATGACCCCAAGTATCGCGATCTGGCTGTCGATGCGGCCGGGCTGTGCGCGGGCAAGGCGCAGTTGATGATCAAGGGGCCGTTCGAGTGGCTCGGCGATTTCCCGTCTGCCGGCTGGCACATCACCTCTGCACAGCTGCGCAAATACGCGGCGGCGGGACGGCCGTTACCGGCGGAGCGCTGGTTGGCGGCGTCGTGCCACAACGCTGAAGAACTGGCGCTGGCGGAACAGATGGGCGTGGACTTCGTTACGCTGTCGCCGGTGCAGCCGACCTTGACGCACCCGGATGCGCAGCCGCTGGGCTGGGAGCAGGCTGGGGCGTTGATTGAAGGCTTCAGTAAACCGGTGTTTCTGTTGGGCGGAGTTGGCCCGGCGGAGCGGCACAAGGCCTGGAATGTTGGCGCGCAGGGTGTCGCGGGAATCCGAGCATTCTGGCCTGATTCTTTGTAA
- a CDS encoding glutathione S-transferase family protein, whose protein sequence is MSLHLIIGDKLLSSWSLRAALALELTGAPYSEELIKLGKPDTRALLLKHSPTAKVPLLQTARGTIADSLAIAEYLAEQFPSEQLWPSDIFARAQARSACAQMHSGFFAMRNHMPFNLNHDAPLNPVPPEVKVDIERMLALWAECRAAATESGPYLFGRVSLADAFFAPIAVRLRTYQVQLPAADEAYVETVYQWPAFKAWQKAGLEELNP, encoded by the coding sequence ATGTCCCTGCACCTGATCATCGGCGATAAACTGCTTTCCTCCTGGTCCCTGCGCGCCGCCCTGGCGCTCGAACTGACCGGCGCACCCTACAGCGAAGAACTGATCAAACTCGGCAAGCCCGACACCCGCGCGCTGCTGCTCAAGCATTCGCCGACCGCTAAAGTCCCGCTGCTGCAAACGGCGCGCGGCACCATTGCCGACTCACTGGCCATCGCCGAATACCTCGCCGAACAGTTCCCGTCCGAGCAACTCTGGCCGAGCGATATTTTCGCCCGTGCTCAGGCGCGATCCGCTTGCGCGCAAATGCACAGCGGCTTCTTCGCCATGCGTAATCACATGCCCTTCAACCTCAACCACGACGCGCCGCTGAACCCGGTGCCGCCTGAAGTCAAGGTTGATATCGAACGCATGCTCGCGCTGTGGGCCGAATGCCGCGCCGCCGCGACCGAGAGCGGGCCGTACCTGTTCGGTCGGGTAAGCCTGGCCGATGCCTTCTTCGCACCGATTGCCGTGCGTCTGCGCACTTATCAGGTACAACTGCCGGCCGCCGACGAAGCCTATGTTGAAACCGTCTACCAATGGCCCGCCTTCAAAGCGTGGCAAAAGGCTGGACTGGAGGAGTTGAATCCGTGA
- the argJ gene encoding bifunctional glutamate N-acetyltransferase/amino-acid acetyltransferase ArgJ produces MAVGLGPLPTLHPVAGFELGIASAGIKRPGRKDVVVMRCAEGSTVAGVFTLNAFCAAPVILAKKRVQNDVRYLLTNTGNANAGTGEPGLAAAERTTARLAELTGVAAEQILPYSTGVIGEPLPVEKIEGALQAALDDLSENNWEAAATGIMTTDTLPKGASRQFEHDGVTLTVTGISKGAGMIRPNMATMLGYIATDAKVSREVLHNLMLDGANKSFNRITIDGDTSTNDCCMLIATGKAALPEITRAEGELFAKLKQAVFEVCMDVAQAIVRDGEGATKFVTVEVNGGGNHQECLDVGYTVAHSPLIKTALFASDPNWGRILAAVGRAGVPDLDVSKIDVFLGEVCIASRGARAATYTEAQGSAVMQQEEITIRIELGRGDCSETIWTTDLSHEYVKINAEYRT; encoded by the coding sequence ATGGCTGTTGGTCTTGGTCCTTTGCCAACGTTGCACCCGGTTGCCGGTTTTGAACTCGGTATCGCCTCGGCCGGCATCAAGCGCCCCGGGCGCAAGGATGTCGTTGTGATGCGCTGCGCCGAAGGTTCGACCGTGGCCGGTGTGTTCACCCTGAACGCCTTTTGTGCCGCGCCGGTGATCCTGGCGAAGAAACGCGTACAGAATGACGTGCGTTATCTGCTGACCAACACTGGTAATGCCAACGCCGGGACCGGCGAGCCTGGCCTGGCCGCCGCCGAGCGCACCACCGCCAGACTGGCCGAGTTGACCGGCGTTGCTGCCGAGCAGATCCTGCCGTACTCCACCGGTGTGATTGGCGAGCCACTGCCGGTCGAGAAGATCGAAGGCGCGCTGCAAGCCGCACTGGATGATCTGTCGGAAAACAACTGGGAAGCTGCCGCTACTGGCATCATGACCACCGACACCCTGCCGAAGGGCGCCAGCCGCCAGTTCGAGCATGACGGCGTGACCCTCACCGTCACAGGCATCAGCAAAGGCGCGGGCATGATCCGTCCGAACATGGCGACCATGCTTGGCTACATCGCCACTGACGCCAAAGTCTCCCGCGAAGTGCTGCACAACCTGATGCTCGACGGCGCCAACAAGTCGTTCAACCGCATCACCATCGACGGCGACACCTCGACCAACGACTGCTGCATGCTGATTGCTACCGGTAAAGCTGCACTGCCGGAAATCACCCGCGCCGAAGGCGAGTTGTTCGCCAAGTTGAAGCAAGCGGTGTTCGAAGTGTGCATGGACGTGGCCCAGGCCATCGTGCGTGACGGCGAAGGCGCAACCAAGTTCGTCACCGTGGAAGTGAATGGCGGCGGCAACCACCAGGAATGCCTCGACGTCGGCTACACCGTGGCGCACTCGCCGCTGATCAAAACCGCGCTGTTCGCCTCCGACCCGAACTGGGGCCGCATCCTCGCCGCAGTCGGCCGTGCTGGCGTGCCGGATCTGGACGTGAGCAAGATCGACGTATTCCTCGGCGAAGTGTGCATTGCCAGCCGTGGCGCCCGTGCGGCGACCTACACTGAAGCACAAGGCTCGGCGGTGATGCAGCAGGAGGAGATCACTATCCGCATCGAACTGGGTCGCGGCGATTGCAGCGAAACCATCTGGACCACTGACCTGTCGCATGAATACGTGAAGATCAACGCTGAATACCGCACCTGA